Proteins encoded in a region of the Ziziphus jujuba cultivar Dongzao chromosome 3, ASM3175591v1 genome:
- the LOC107423396 gene encoding uncharacterized protein LOC107423396 isoform X2, with amino-acid sequence MENFCSLNNKYNCNNNKKKHKRSIGEGSVWQRKKRKRIVGKKALVDLKHLGVPLVSATSGSPSDSIILQPDRPYTIGRSSSCSHFVFDDRRVGRRHCQILFDALLRKLYILDGALLFTSAGGGASTRGCVLVQEFRKRLLRWVCEKKEVEERCSKVRASLNGVFVNGVRVNTGMAVELSAGDEVSLVCGNEGLCGLPIRIGFVIRRIVFEEELLSGSRPQEFFDIVTLSSSHSQGSKRVFASKVDGFALSESKCENHIARVNRLLSQCNHILLSDDPISCIRACVSQVQVRNSSYKAHKRVNGLKPSEELGFPILDKSHIDGNVESKRVGKHLLGSSSNLPQWEKEVASVPNIDSPICVHEVSSKTALANNKKFCGNVSPSPGRNFYLNRLGFMDDKSSGHHSVISLPELLYPVESIARIFIATFTSDILWFLSSCNIPSSLPVTIACHNSERCWSTSPDKRSSVPYPDFPNLIAVYPPFPEDIAFGKDSKKQGIACHHPKFFVLQRDNSLRVIITSANLVPSQWNAVTNTIWWQDFPCRTAPDYLSLFTQLHDGETEEVSKSDFASQLAGFMASLVTDVPSQAHWITELTKYDFGGAVGYLIASVPGMHLHRTPSVALGSSSEKFLGLVEASVVGLSHLFHKKADSNGAQLKKLASFLLKSCINANVLLEIVLIRSKNVPADANAVSILVPNPTDLPKEDCIQLGFLPRKTAKWVSPLWDIGFFQFSAYICPKDALAAALGESIKKVPLSLHVYKGSNFQDISKIIQPEHATALCSLIASIQRPTGLWRLQEVLGQYKWPESLESDFIYGSSSIGSLVNAPFLAAFSAAAGKRSFQFESEESDPGWGCWNACQELKSPSIRIIFPTIKRVKYACGGVLPSKRILCFSERTWERLRTIDILHDAVPHPQERVGHPMHSKVARRRFQSRTDASSFGWVYCGSHNFSAAAWGRPFGEKANEPGKANSLGSRLHVCNYELGIVFIFPPTEAEDRDYKDSMNLDDIVLPFVVPAPKYGPTDRPATARAMREALTELSEQDREKLTEVEEIPDEEDESDEATDFDQEEKEEEKAYAETLWNHIDSSQSC; translated from the exons ATGGAAAATTTCTGCagtttgaataataaatataactgcaataataataagaagaagcaCAAGAGAAGCATCGGAGAAGGCAGTGTTTGGCAGCGCAAGAAACGAAAACGCATCGTCGGCAAGAAAGCTCTGGTCGATCTGAAGCATCTCGGCGTCCCGTTGGTCTCCGCGACTTCCGGTTCTCCTTCCGATTCCATCATTCTCCAGCCGGACCGGCCGTACACAATCGGCCGGAGCAGTAGTTGTTCCCACTTCGTCTTCGACGACCGCCGTGTGGGTCGCCGGCACTGCCAGATTCTCTTCGACGCGCTCCTCCGCAAACTGTACATCCTTGACGGCGCGTTGCTATTCACATCCGCTGGAGGGGGCGCCTCCACTCGCGGTTGTGTTCTGGTTCAGGAATTTAGGAAGAGATTATTGAGGTGGGTTTGTGAGAAAAAGGAGGTGGAGGAGCGTTGCTCGAAGGTTAGAGCTTCTTTGAATGGAGTTTTCGTTAATGGAGTCAGGGTCAATACCGGCATGGCCGTGGAATTGTCCGCCGGAGACGAGGTCTCTCTCGTATGTGGAAATGAAGGCCTTTGTGGATTACCCATTCGAATTGGGTTCGTTATTCGCCGGATTGTTTTCGAGGAGGAGCTTCTATCAGGTTCGAGACCACAGGAGTTCTTTGATATTGTGACCTTGTCTTCCTCGCACTCACAAGGATCTAAGAGGGTTTTTGCTTCCAAGGTTGATGGTTTTGCGCTCTCCGAGTCCAAATGCGAAAATCACATCGCGAGAGTGAACCGTCTTCTTAGTCAGTGTAACCACATTTTGCTCAGCGATGATCCTATATCTTGTATCCGAGCCTGTGTTTCTCAAGTCCAAGTTAGAAATTCGTCTTACAAGGCTCACAAACGCGTTAATGGATTGAAACCCAGTGAAGAGCTTGGATTTCCAATTCTTGATAAATCTCATATTGATGGGAATGTGGAGAGTAAACGGGTTGGTAAGCATTTGTTGGGTTCAAGTTCAAACCTGCCTCAGTGGGAAAAGGAAGTGGCTTCAGTGCCAAACATTGACTCACCAATTTGTGTTCATGAAGTATCTTCGAAGACTGCTTTGGCTAATAATAAGAAGTTTTGTGGCAATGTTTCTCCTTCCCCTGGGAGGAATTTTTACTTAAATCGTCTTGGATTTATGGATGACAAGTCTTCAGGTCATCATTCTGTTATTTCCTTGCCCGAACTTCTTTACCCTGTTGAGAGTATTGCACGAATATTTATTGCAACATTTACAAGTGATATTTTATG GTTTCTATCATCCTGTAATATTCCTAGCTCTCTGCCTGTAACAATTGCTTGTCATAACTCTGAGAGATGTTGGAGTACAAGTCCTGATAAAAGGTCATCTGTGCCTTATCCGGATTTCCCGAACCTAATTGCAGt GTATCCTCCATTCCCTGAGGACATAGCTTTTGGTAAAGACTCCAAAAAACAAGGCATTGCTTGTCATCACCCGAAATTCTTTGTTTTGCAAAGAGACAATAGTCTCCGTGTTATTATTACTTCGGCAAATTTAGTGCCAAGCCAG TGGAATGCTGTGACAAATACCATCTGGTGGCAAGATTTCCCTTGTAGAACTGCTCCTGATTATTTATCCCTTTTTACTCAACTTCATGATGGGGAAACAGAAGAAGTTTCAAAATCTGATTTTGCTTCTCAGCTGGCTGGGTTTATGGCGTCTCTTGTGACTGATGTACCCAGTCAGGCTCATTGGATTACTGAGCTGACAAAGTATGACTTTGGAGGGGCAGTGGGATATTTAATTGCTTCAGTACCTGGAATGCATTTACATAGAACTCCCTCA GTAGCATTAGGATCATCAAGTGAGAAGTTCCTTGGATTAGTTGAAGCATCCGTGGTTGGTCTTAGCCATCTCTTTCACAAAAAAGCAGATTCAAATGGAGCACAGCTTAAGAAACTAGCTTCTTTCCTGCTGAAATCTTGTATAAATGCCAATGTTTTACTGGAGATTGTTTTAATTAGAAGCAAGAATGTGCCAGCAGATGCAAATGCTGTGAGCATTCTAGTCCCTAACCCAACTGACTTACCTAAGGAAG ATTGCATTCAACTTGGCTTTCTGCCTAGGAAGACTGCAAAGTGGGTCTCTCCACTGTGGGATATCGGATTCTTCCAATTCTCTGCTTATATTTGTCCTAAGGATGCCCTTGCTGCAGCTTTAGGAGAAAGCATCAAGAAAGTACCTCTGTCACTCCATGTGTATAAG GGATCAAACTTTCAggatatttctaaaattatacaaCCTGAACATGCTACTGCATTATGCTCTTTGATTGCTTCAATTCAAAGGCCTACAGGCCTTTGGCGTTTGCAGGAG GTTTTGGGTCAATATAAATGGCCTGAATCACTTGAGTCTGATTTCATTTATG GTTCATCTTCGATCGGATCATTGGTCAATGCACCTTTCTTGGCTGCTTTTTCAGCAGCTGCAGGAAAGAGATCATTTCAATTTGAATCCGAAGAGTCTGATCCAGGG TGGGGCTGCTGGAATGCTTGTCAAGAATTAAAAAGTCCATCAATCAGAATTATTTTTCCAACCATTAAAAGAGTGAAATATGCTTGTGGTGGAGTCCTGCCTTCGAAGCGTATTCTTTGCTTCTCTGAG AGAACATGGGAAAGATTGAGGACCATAGACATACTTCATGATGCGGTTCCTCATCCCCAAGAAAGAGTAGGGCATCCAATGCATAGCAAg GTGGCACGGAGACGCTTCCAGTCTCGAACAGATGCCTCATCCTTTGGTTGGGTCTATTGTGGCTCACATAATTTCAGTGCAGCTGCTTGGGGTCGACCATTTGGTGAAAAAGCGAATGAACCAGGGAAAGCCAACTCTTTGGGTTCAAGGCTTCATGTCTGCAATTATGAACTTGggattgttttcatttttcctcCAACGGAAGCAGAGGATAGAGACTACAAAGATAGCATGAACTTGGATGATATTGTTTTGCCATTTGTTGTGCCTGCTCCAAAATATGGACCAACAGATAGACCAGCAACAGCTCGAGCTATGAGGGAGGCATTAACTGAACTTAGCGAGCAAGATAGAGAAAAACTTACAGAAGTAGAAGAGATTccagatgaagaagatgaatcGGATGAGGCAACTGATTTTGATCaagaagagaaggaagaagagaaGGCTTATGCTGAGACACTTTGGAACCACATTGACTCATCTCAGAGTTGTTGA
- the LOC107423396 gene encoding uncharacterized protein LOC107423396 isoform X1, whose protein sequence is MENFCSLNNKYNCNNNKKKHKRSIGEGSVWQRKKRKRIVGKKALVDLKHLGVPLVSATSGSPSDSIILQPDRPYTIGRSSSCSHFVFDDRRVGRRHCQILFDALLRKLYILDGALLFTSAGGGASTRGCVLVQEFRKRLLRWVCEKKEVEERCSKVRASLNGVFVNGVRVNTGMAVELSAGDEVSLVCGNEGLCGLPIRIGFVIRRIVFEEELLSGSRPQEFFDIVTLSSSHSQGSKRVFASKVDGFALSESKCENHIARVNRLLSQCNHILLSDDPISCIRACVSQVQVRNSSYKAHKRVNGLKPSEELGFPILDKSHIDGNVESKRVGKHLLGSSSNLPQWEKEVASVPNIDSPICVHEVSSKTALANNKKFCGNVSPSPGRNFYLNRLGFMDDKSSGHHSVISLPELLYPVESIARIFIATFTSDILWFLSSCNIPSSLPVTIACHNSERCWSTSPDKRSSVPYPDFPNLIAVYPPFPEDIAFGKDSKKQGIACHHPKFFVLQRDNSLRVIITSANLVPSQWNAVTNTIWWQDFPCRTAPDYLSLFTQLHDGETEEVSKSDFASQLAGFMASLVTDVPSQAHWITELTKYDFGGAVGYLIASVPGMHLHRTPSVALGSSSEKFLGLVEASVVGLSHLFHKKADSNGAQLKKLASFLLKSCINANVLLEIVLIRSKNVPADANAVSILVPNPTDLPKEDCIQLGFLPRKTAKWVSPLWDIGFFQFSAYICPKDALAAALGESIKKVPLSLHVYKGSNFQDISKIIQPEHATALCSLIASIQRPTGLWRLQEVLGQYKWPESLESDFIYGSSSIGSLVNAPFLAAFSAAAGKRSFQFESEESDPGWGCWNACQELKSPSIRIIFPTIKRVKYACGGVLPSKRILCFSERTWERLRTIDILHDAVPHPQERVGHPMHSKQVARRRFQSRTDASSFGWVYCGSHNFSAAAWGRPFGEKANEPGKANSLGSRLHVCNYELGIVFIFPPTEAEDRDYKDSMNLDDIVLPFVVPAPKYGPTDRPATARAMREALTELSEQDREKLTEVEEIPDEEDESDEATDFDQEEKEEEKAYAETLWNHIDSSQSC, encoded by the exons ATGGAAAATTTCTGCagtttgaataataaatataactgcaataataataagaagaagcaCAAGAGAAGCATCGGAGAAGGCAGTGTTTGGCAGCGCAAGAAACGAAAACGCATCGTCGGCAAGAAAGCTCTGGTCGATCTGAAGCATCTCGGCGTCCCGTTGGTCTCCGCGACTTCCGGTTCTCCTTCCGATTCCATCATTCTCCAGCCGGACCGGCCGTACACAATCGGCCGGAGCAGTAGTTGTTCCCACTTCGTCTTCGACGACCGCCGTGTGGGTCGCCGGCACTGCCAGATTCTCTTCGACGCGCTCCTCCGCAAACTGTACATCCTTGACGGCGCGTTGCTATTCACATCCGCTGGAGGGGGCGCCTCCACTCGCGGTTGTGTTCTGGTTCAGGAATTTAGGAAGAGATTATTGAGGTGGGTTTGTGAGAAAAAGGAGGTGGAGGAGCGTTGCTCGAAGGTTAGAGCTTCTTTGAATGGAGTTTTCGTTAATGGAGTCAGGGTCAATACCGGCATGGCCGTGGAATTGTCCGCCGGAGACGAGGTCTCTCTCGTATGTGGAAATGAAGGCCTTTGTGGATTACCCATTCGAATTGGGTTCGTTATTCGCCGGATTGTTTTCGAGGAGGAGCTTCTATCAGGTTCGAGACCACAGGAGTTCTTTGATATTGTGACCTTGTCTTCCTCGCACTCACAAGGATCTAAGAGGGTTTTTGCTTCCAAGGTTGATGGTTTTGCGCTCTCCGAGTCCAAATGCGAAAATCACATCGCGAGAGTGAACCGTCTTCTTAGTCAGTGTAACCACATTTTGCTCAGCGATGATCCTATATCTTGTATCCGAGCCTGTGTTTCTCAAGTCCAAGTTAGAAATTCGTCTTACAAGGCTCACAAACGCGTTAATGGATTGAAACCCAGTGAAGAGCTTGGATTTCCAATTCTTGATAAATCTCATATTGATGGGAATGTGGAGAGTAAACGGGTTGGTAAGCATTTGTTGGGTTCAAGTTCAAACCTGCCTCAGTGGGAAAAGGAAGTGGCTTCAGTGCCAAACATTGACTCACCAATTTGTGTTCATGAAGTATCTTCGAAGACTGCTTTGGCTAATAATAAGAAGTTTTGTGGCAATGTTTCTCCTTCCCCTGGGAGGAATTTTTACTTAAATCGTCTTGGATTTATGGATGACAAGTCTTCAGGTCATCATTCTGTTATTTCCTTGCCCGAACTTCTTTACCCTGTTGAGAGTATTGCACGAATATTTATTGCAACATTTACAAGTGATATTTTATG GTTTCTATCATCCTGTAATATTCCTAGCTCTCTGCCTGTAACAATTGCTTGTCATAACTCTGAGAGATGTTGGAGTACAAGTCCTGATAAAAGGTCATCTGTGCCTTATCCGGATTTCCCGAACCTAATTGCAGt GTATCCTCCATTCCCTGAGGACATAGCTTTTGGTAAAGACTCCAAAAAACAAGGCATTGCTTGTCATCACCCGAAATTCTTTGTTTTGCAAAGAGACAATAGTCTCCGTGTTATTATTACTTCGGCAAATTTAGTGCCAAGCCAG TGGAATGCTGTGACAAATACCATCTGGTGGCAAGATTTCCCTTGTAGAACTGCTCCTGATTATTTATCCCTTTTTACTCAACTTCATGATGGGGAAACAGAAGAAGTTTCAAAATCTGATTTTGCTTCTCAGCTGGCTGGGTTTATGGCGTCTCTTGTGACTGATGTACCCAGTCAGGCTCATTGGATTACTGAGCTGACAAAGTATGACTTTGGAGGGGCAGTGGGATATTTAATTGCTTCAGTACCTGGAATGCATTTACATAGAACTCCCTCA GTAGCATTAGGATCATCAAGTGAGAAGTTCCTTGGATTAGTTGAAGCATCCGTGGTTGGTCTTAGCCATCTCTTTCACAAAAAAGCAGATTCAAATGGAGCACAGCTTAAGAAACTAGCTTCTTTCCTGCTGAAATCTTGTATAAATGCCAATGTTTTACTGGAGATTGTTTTAATTAGAAGCAAGAATGTGCCAGCAGATGCAAATGCTGTGAGCATTCTAGTCCCTAACCCAACTGACTTACCTAAGGAAG ATTGCATTCAACTTGGCTTTCTGCCTAGGAAGACTGCAAAGTGGGTCTCTCCACTGTGGGATATCGGATTCTTCCAATTCTCTGCTTATATTTGTCCTAAGGATGCCCTTGCTGCAGCTTTAGGAGAAAGCATCAAGAAAGTACCTCTGTCACTCCATGTGTATAAG GGATCAAACTTTCAggatatttctaaaattatacaaCCTGAACATGCTACTGCATTATGCTCTTTGATTGCTTCAATTCAAAGGCCTACAGGCCTTTGGCGTTTGCAGGAG GTTTTGGGTCAATATAAATGGCCTGAATCACTTGAGTCTGATTTCATTTATG GTTCATCTTCGATCGGATCATTGGTCAATGCACCTTTCTTGGCTGCTTTTTCAGCAGCTGCAGGAAAGAGATCATTTCAATTTGAATCCGAAGAGTCTGATCCAGGG TGGGGCTGCTGGAATGCTTGTCAAGAATTAAAAAGTCCATCAATCAGAATTATTTTTCCAACCATTAAAAGAGTGAAATATGCTTGTGGTGGAGTCCTGCCTTCGAAGCGTATTCTTTGCTTCTCTGAG AGAACATGGGAAAGATTGAGGACCATAGACATACTTCATGATGCGGTTCCTCATCCCCAAGAAAGAGTAGGGCATCCAATGCATAGCAAg CAGGTGGCACGGAGACGCTTCCAGTCTCGAACAGATGCCTCATCCTTTGGTTGGGTCTATTGTGGCTCACATAATTTCAGTGCAGCTGCTTGGGGTCGACCATTTGGTGAAAAAGCGAATGAACCAGGGAAAGCCAACTCTTTGGGTTCAAGGCTTCATGTCTGCAATTATGAACTTGggattgttttcatttttcctcCAACGGAAGCAGAGGATAGAGACTACAAAGATAGCATGAACTTGGATGATATTGTTTTGCCATTTGTTGTGCCTGCTCCAAAATATGGACCAACAGATAGACCAGCAACAGCTCGAGCTATGAGGGAGGCATTAACTGAACTTAGCGAGCAAGATAGAGAAAAACTTACAGAAGTAGAAGAGATTccagatgaagaagatgaatcGGATGAGGCAACTGATTTTGATCaagaagagaaggaagaagagaaGGCTTATGCTGAGACACTTTGGAACCACATTGACTCATCTCAGAGTTGTTGA